Within the Strix uralensis isolate ZFMK-TIS-50842 chromosome 30, bStrUra1, whole genome shotgun sequence genome, the region TTCTGGTGGTGTCCAGTTACTTTTATTGCAGACATAATCCAGATGCATCACTGCAGAACTGAAGTGACCGGGTTTTAAAGAATACCTGCTAGTTAGAGTaagctttgtgcctgggaaaaaagggtaTGTGCACCCTTCAACTTCAGAGGGGCCTGGACTACGCTGACCATTAAGACGAACTGAAGGACTTGCTGGTTCCCCTAAGGATTTTTGATGACCAGCTCCTTTGTCAGGAAACCCTAAGAGATTTTCAGAACCAGGACTCAGCTGAGCATTAAAACGCTGCTTCCAAGCTCTTCCTTTCTTACCTCGCTTTGCCAGCGCTACCTCAATACTAGCTCCATCAATGCACTTTCCATTCATTGCAGACATCGCAGCAACTGCATCTTCAcggtggaaaaaatgaacaaaagcacaGTCTCTCAGCTTCTTTACACGTTTAACTGCTCCTGGCTTGAACTTGTCGAATTCAGCTTTAATTGTGTCCTCTGTAGTAGATCTCAGCAAATTTCTTACACGTAATTCTTTaactctctgccttcttttttcaCCAGCTTCCTCCTCAGGCTGTGCCCAGTCTACCCGAATGGTatgaccccagagctggagtgCTCCTCCAGCAAAGGAGCGTTACATCAATAAGGAATACGccatggaaaacaaaatcattcttgGCAACTACctctataaaaagcaaacatgatgCATGGCACACGAAACTGGGGTTTGTTGCCTGCATCTGCTtaagcaaaatatgcaaaatattgcTACTtgacattattaaagaaaataagactccGAAAAAATTCAAAGATTCAAAATCTCTACCCTTTGGGTTCACCATAAGCTGTCGAAACACAGACGTTGTGATTTTGTGACATGCATAGACATGCACATATAAAGCAACCATAAGCAACATattgttttacttactttttaataatattaccACTTTAAAAAGCGAGGTCAACAACTGGAAAAAGTCATCTAAATATCTAGGCACTAGCGCAAGCCTTACTCTATGTTGCAGCAGACACCAAacccacaaactgaaaaaaaatcccaccctgtGACTCGTTCCAAGCCAACATTTCCATATCACACAGCCAGTTTATTTTACATTCCGTGATCCGGCCGTATTTCTCCCGTTACTTTCCAAGGCCTGTATCAGTCTTACGGAACGCTCCTTCCTAACCCTCCATCAGCAGTTAATGCAAGACTTGCCTACATCTCAGCCTTAATGAATACAGGGAGGTTTGTCATTCACTTCAGCAACACCAAGGCTGTATTATCCATTTTAACGACTTTGCTTCTCCAACcatgttgtttcatttcttccctaCTTAATTTCTCTTCTAGAATTCCCCTTTTTAACTGTACCTTTACCTATTCCCTCCTCTTTGTCTATTTTATCCCTTTTACTTTCCCACcctcaaaatgtataaaatgaggTGCAAAGAAAAGTCATCTTCTACTTGTTaaactcttaaaattattttctagtaacAGATGAAAGACCTACTTTCAAACGTTTTTAAAATACGAAACATCAATAACATCATTCATGACACTCAAAGGAAATAAGGGACACATTCCAAGCGTGGTATTTGTTAAGCTCAGCTTTAAGAGAGTTCATGTGCAGGGACTAGTGCGTGCTAATGAAAACTGGATGTGCGCCCCAGCAAACAGATATCCTGGTGTAAATTACAGTAACTTGTGTTTATAAAAAGAGATGTGCGCTCTTTCATTCCCGGAACTGCttcaatttcagcttctttaaaaaaaaacccaaacaaaacccaacaaaaaaaccccaaacacaaaacccTGATTCATGAACCAAAAAAGTTTACCTGAAAGGCATTACTGCAGTTTTGGAACTCTCAAAATcccttcaagaaaggaaaatcgTGATGATCCACCACCCCACGCCCCCACACAATGGAGAGAGACACTCCCCCAAAACTCAATTGATTTCCAAATAGGTTTACCTGGGATTAGGCTTCTTCTAgccactgcagctgctctgtgagaTTCGTATTGCACAAAAGCAAAGCCACGAGTTTTAGTTTTGTCCGTGGCATCTGGACAAACAGTGACATCTACCACtccttctgtaacttttttcatttcacgcagtatttcttctttcttcttttcttttggaatccCTCCAATAAATAGTCTGCAGTTGTTCGAGCTGACGCAGACACCAATAAATCTCCCTGGACGAATTTCGTAATTATTAAGAATCTCGATGGCTAGCTGGGCTTCCTCTTCAGCAGTGTACATCACAAAAGCACAGCCTCGATTCTCACCGCTGAATCTCATCATCAGCCTGAACTCATAGATCTTCCCAGCTCTCTCGAAAACAGGAACTAATTCATCTTCATACAGATCCCGAGGAATCTTACTCACAAAAACTTCACATCCACGAGGTGGTGGAGGACCTGCccaaccttaaaataaattatccaacAACAGTCTCAGTACAAATGCCAGACAGGCgctccccccctgcgccccccaaTGTGGAGGTGGgagttacttatttatttttagtctgaactTAAAACTAGCATATTATCATgttatttaattctcatttttgctATGTTTGGATAACAGAATGCCATGAGCCCACAATTCGTATTTCTTTTAATCCCATCTTCTGGTTTTTCCAGTGGACTCTGTATGACAACCCACTGAACCCAGCATTATTTAAAGCACTGACAGGTTTGCTGTAAGAGTCTACGCTTCGATCGCTTTTCACCCCTTGAAGTTCTGTGTCAGTTATTAATACAACTGACAGGTGATAACTGAGAGAGAACTGCAGTTGTATTTtccattctaacattttaaagttgcAAATGTTTCTCTGCACTTCTTGACCGTATTTGAAGAAATTTTGCTCAGGGTGCCCgtgcagatttattttcttcctggacaTCATTCAAAAGGTCCAAACATTTTGCTTCCACCTTCTTCATTCATCCACTAAAACAGGACTCCCTAAGGAAGGCAGGATATGGAGCCATCCTTTCTTCAATAGCCAAAACCACTGAACACTTTTCCTCTAGAAACAGACCTCAGTTTTCACGGGCTGGAGCTGGAcggtaggaaaaaagaaattaaaaaaaaaaaataatccacagaaCAAGTAAGTCCCTAGTTCACGGCTGaaaatttcttgtccttatttctccgtgcgggaacagaaatgacgcaacaccaatgtgatgatcaggtcgtccatcttttattatagttattgttctagtttttttctattccttttctggttacatttatactctactcagttccgtacacgcactcatctatcttctaataggctacaggtcatctacacgcgctgttcacgcgcctctacaagcatttgcattggttaattgcaattagcacgtaaagccccaaacttgccaaaactcccttatctcataccctgttttgctcagacttgtgtgcttttgctgaccacaggtgtttctcacttatctgctatcttgtgtggttttgccagccttattttgctggccttgtcttcgtccttgcattcttctgtctgcactaactttctcccagcgcggcccagactcctacagtatTCCATAAATCCCATAAAATTCCCTAGATTCCATAAATCTGTTCATTGACCTTAGTTATATCTGTACACCTCTCCTTTAAATCTTCATGTATTATCATACTATAAATGGTTTTCTAGGCCAGGTGAGACTTGACTGTTTGAGATGGCTTGTAAGAAGTTACAATGACTGTTTGTAAATGAGGAGTGTCGGTGTGAATTTTGCTTGTTTAAGATGTGGTTTCTGTGAGCTTGTGTTGCTGCCAAAGGAGACAGTCCCACTGtcagttctgttttcctgttccCATCTTGTTCTTCTGACTGGCACGCTATCCAGAGCAAGCAGCTGATCTGTCTTCAAAATTGCCctaaaaaatcatgtatttgttttccacttcGGTTGGCAACGTCACAGTTCTTGTTCAGTTTAT harbors:
- the LOC141935905 gene encoding putative RNA-binding protein 46, yielding MLGPTPLKIFRSHLGDGIKCVLMQFADSWAGPPPPRGCEVFVSKIPRDLYEDELVPVFERAGKIYEFRLMMRFSGENRGCAFVMYTAEEEAQLAIEILNNYEIRPGRFIGVCVSSNNCRLFIGGIPKEKKKEEILREMKKVTEGVVDVTVCPDATDKTKTRGFAFVQYESHRAAAVARRSLIPGALQLWGHTIRVDWAQPEEEAGEKRRQRVKELRVRNLLRSTTEDTIKAEFDKFKPGAVKRVKKLRDCAFVHFFHREDAVAAMSAMNGKCIDGASIEVALAKRGKKGRAWKQRFNAQLSPGSENLLGFPDKGAGHQKSLGEPASPSVRLNGQRSPGPSEVEGCTYPFFPGTKLTLTSRYSLKPGHFSSAVMHLDYVCNKSNWTPPEYSLYSTTTQDGKILLVFKVVIASIADGYFMPDRLCATVEGAKELAAQFTLLHRRKYKCFRLVLKN